aaaaatttgaaaccttaTTCCTATTGTCTGAAAAtggtcattttttttaattgaaaactatttttgagaaatttgtttttaaaaaaaactatcctAAGAAATTTCTCATGAATTTatctaatattttcttttaaattaaaataatttaataagagagattttaaataaatagatttcttaatagtattatttttggctaaaacatcatataatagagtgtaccgtaccaaaggtgaaaaaaaaagaagaagcaaaggtCCCAAGTTCGAAACTGAGAAACGTGAAAGGAGATGGTACCTTTGTCATTATCTCAACATAATCTCTGGCCGCCGGAATCTGGATCCACGGCGTTTCGAAGTTTCGCAACCGCCGCATCCATACACGCGTGCGATCATCTTCGCCGTCACCTCCGCCTTGGCTTACGTATCCGCTCCTCCCTTCAGGTTCAagctactctctctctctctttcttatacttctCTCCGAAAGTTGAGTACTTTGGAACAGAAAGGCTTAAACTTTCTTCATCTGGGTTGCTTTGTGATTAGCTCTTTTGCAATTCTACTGTATAAAGGTTTCAACTTTCAATCATTTGTCTTGGACTCTCTCTCTGCTGCTTTTGACAGAAACTGCAGCAAGTCTCTGATGCTGCACGAACGGAGTTATCAAGAAGAGTCGTTCTGTTCAACAGTGCTAACTTCCTCCACTCCAGAGATGATATCAGATCTTCGTTGCTATCAATATGTTTCTTTAATGGAGGAGGAGAGAGTAGGATAGATCCTAGAGGTGAGGaaggatcatcatcatcatcaaaccaGGAGACTTCCAAGAGAAACACAAGCAGTGGACGGAGGTGGACCAATGTCCTCCTTGCCGTTAACGTTATGTATGTGTTTGTTTAGTTCTTCTCTTTGTTACAGAGAACAAAAAGATCATGTCTTTTGGTTTCATATGTTTCATTCTTGTGTAATGACAGAATGTATATTGCACAAGTTGCATCCAATGGTAGAGTGCTGACATGGGGAGCCAAGGTTAACAGCTTAATCGATAGAGGTCAGTTATGGAGACTGGCTACATCTTCTGTTCTTCATGCGAATCCTATGCATCTCATGGTCAGTTTCTCATCAACCATTCAACCCTTTTAAGTTCTATTCTCTAGTCAATGCTGtttacttcttttttatttgtatggCTAAACTGTTTCCTCCTTTGTGTTTTAGATTAATTGCTATTCTTTGAATTCTATTGGACCAACTGCTGAGAGTTTAGGTGGCCCAAAGAGATTCCTTGCCGTTTACTTGACATCTGCAGTTGCAAGTAAGTAATGTCTCATAGACTTTCTTTGACGTTGGGTGATTATAGTTGACTAACAGAAACCATCTTAAGAGTTCTAGGTTCAGCAATGAGTTACTGGCTCAACAAATCGCCATCAGTTGGTGCTTCCGGTGCAATTTTCGGATTGGTAAGTCTGTTGGAACCATAAGCCTTTCTTCTCATACAAAATGAAGTTTGTTAAATGATAACCTCTTTTCCTTTTTGTAGGTTGGCTCGGTAGCTGTATTTGTCATGAGACACAAACAAATGGTCAGAGGTGGGAATGAAGATCTGATGCAGATAGCTCAAGTTATTGCCTTAAACATGGTAagtaatagaattttttttaatttttattattctttctcAAGGTCTAACAAGCTTTGACTATGCAGACATTGGGTTTAGTGTCAAGAGGCATAGATAACTGGGGACATGTAAGTAACCAAATCATgccttaaaaatttattaaacagTAGTAGATGTCTGAGAAATAACATCTCTGGTGAATTTCAGATTGGTGGCTTACTTGGTGGAACCGCAATGGCATGGCTTGTAGGACCACAGTGGAAGTATGAGTACACAACAAGAGACGGTCGGAGAGTCTTCGTGGACAGGGCTCCAATGCCACTCTTTTTGCGGTGGAGAAATGAACGGGGACGAAGCTGAACAGTTTTCTCTTTTAATGCCATGTGAATGAATATATAGAGAGATTGGATGTGTATTTGGGAGGACTTGATTCTTGGGTCAAAGTAGCAGCTCGTTACTAAAATGTTAATGTTTGATgtcttaaatgtttttataaaaaccaAGTTTGGattaatgtttgtttattaatttaaataaatgttaatgATAGATTTAATTGTATTTGGGTTGTCTAGGTTTAAAACTGGatagattttatattaaataaaaatgatatctgaagttatttattaatcaattttaacaaataaataaatgattagGAAACTAATTAacttatacatataaatactaGTAAAATAAGTCATGAGTTTAATTATTAGCTAAATCTAAATGGACTTTTGAATATACTTAAAACCTAAATAAATTTGGAATTTTCAGGTTAGATTAAGTTAGATCATTGATTAGGTTAACCAACTTTGTCACCCATAATGAAAGGTGCAACAATCAAACTTTTGGTAGCATTTAATGATCGAAGCAGCCAGAGAAAAAAAGCCATGaatttttctttcatatttGGTAGCATTTTTTACTAACAGCAGTTTTAATTTGCGACAATTCACCacgatttgaaaattttcttatatagtaGTAGCTAATATAAACATACTGTTCTATATCGAAAATGTGACATATTACTGAGTGACTATACCAAATTGCTGTTACGTTTACGGTATTGCAAAAGTTGTATATTcaatttgaaaacaaattagttacatttttattgatcataaatattatttttttgatgatAAATATTAAGCGATATCCATGATATGAAGGGAcccatatatatatgcatgtctACAAACtaaaaaacacaaaccaaatctCGACAGAAAACTAAACAAACCAACAATGAAGCTTTACATGTTATGGCTCGTGTTGGTATTAGCCGTCCAAGCAGATGCAGCAAAGCAAAGAAAGAAGGCTAAAATCCCTGCATTAATAGTTTTCGGAGATTCAATAATGGATACTGGTAACAACAACAATCTCTCAACTTTTCTTAAGTCCAACTTCCCTCCTTATGGCAAAGACTTCCCCGGCGGATTGGCTACTGGAAGATTTTCTGATGGAAAAGTTCCTTCTGATCTTATTGGTAATTGTttgaactattttttatatttgattatataAAGAGTTATAACTATTTTTACATCGTTCTACACTTGTTTTAACCAATTTTATTTCAGCGGAAAAATTGGGGTTGACTAAGACATTACCAGCATACCTAAGTCCAAATTTGAAGCCTAGAAATCTTTTGAAAGGTATAACATTTGCGTCTGGAGGAACCGGTTATGATCCATTGACAGCCGAAACTATGGTATGTTATCATATACTTACagttaattagttttatttatttaggaaTACGGAGTTGGATTGGAGGCTAAAACTCTTAAATTACCTAGTAAGAATTTTGAAAAGTCATGGATCCAGTTCCGGTTGAGAGAGGCTTGCTCTCCTAAAGAATGCTATTTAAAATGGGGTGGATCTCGTCCAAGGGGATGTAATTAAGGGCTTTCGGGATTGAACCtctaaatattcaaaaaaaaaaatagtaaataatatagaacTTTTATTTGTTGATCTTTTGTAGTCGGTGATATCAGTGGGGGATCAACTAATATATTTCAAAGAGTATATATCAACGATCAAACGACGTTATGGAAAAAGAAAAGCTCGACATATCTTGAACCGCGGCATTTTTCTCGTGGTTTCTAGTAGCAATGACCTTGCTCACACTTATATAGCCCAATCTCATAAATATAACCCTGCATCGTATGCTTCTTTCTTGGCTAAATCAGCAGTTAAATTCGTAAGAGTAAGTGTGttagatttattcaaatattaaatcaaacaacaataaaataacaactaataatattatttatttaataatatttaggaATTACACAAGCTTGGAGCTCGAAAAATTGGGGTGTTTAGTGCACTTCCTGTTGGATGTGTACCACTTCAAAGATCAGTGCGTGGAAGTGTATTAACAAGAGAATGTGTTAAACCCTTAAACAATATGGCAAAAAAATTCAACGCCAGACTTTCTCCAGCACTGAAATCTTTAGATAGAGAGTTGGATGGTATTATCTTCTACGTTGATGTTTATGAGACCTTTTTGGACATGAtccaaaatcctaaaaaatacGGTTAATTCATCtcacaaacatatatatatatatatattttattcctTTGTATTAAAAACGTGACTAAGTTTTAAGTAAACATCCTATTATGTTTCAGGTTTCGAGGTAGCTGATAGAGCTTGTTGCGGTACTGGTTTTCTCGAAATTTCTTATATGTGCAACTCATATAATCCATTCACATGCTCTAATTCGTCGGCATACATATTTTGGGATAGCTACCATCCAACTGAAAGAGCTTATCAAGTTATGGTTGATAAGTTATTCGACAAATACTTTAGCAAAGTCTTTTGATGTTAAACATTAATTACATCCTTGTGTTTCATTGTATTTATCCTTCTTATTGTTTCATGTCTGTGATTAATTCATTGCAGAATGTTCAATGCCTTGTGCACTGAAATAATTTGAATGAAATCTTAATGTTCTATGTTTTCAACCAACAGTAATCTTAATGTTTTGAAAACGTGATTCTACCCAATACATTATTGGAACTCAGTTTTAATACATATGTTAAAATTGAAGTTTGCTAAATGAAAAATGTTTATCCTAAGATTATTTCTTTAATATCTCAAAATAGACATTTTAGAGAAGTATAACAAGGTTAAGTACCTTGGACAATTGTAGATGAATGCAGGTTAACAGCTTAATCGATAGAGGTCAATTATGGAGACTGGCTACATCTTCTGTTCTTCATGCAAATCCTATGCATCTCATGGTCAGTTTCTCATCAACCATTCATCCTTGCAATGACCCTAGTCAATGCTGCTTACTTCTTTCTGTGTGGCTAAACTGTTTCCCCCTTTGTGTTTCGATAAATTGCTATTCTTTGAACTCCATTGGACTAACTGCTGAGAGTTTAGGTAGCCCAACGAGATTCCTTGCCGTTTACTTCACTTCTGCAATCGCAAGTAATTAATGTTTCATAGACTTTCTTTGATGTGGGTGATTATAGTTGACTAACAGAAACCATCATAAGAGTTCTAGGTTCAGCAATGAGTTACTGGCTCAACAAAGCGCCATCAGTTGGTGCTTCCGGTGCAATTTTCGGATTGATAAGTCCCTTGGGGAACCATAAGCCTTTGTTCTCATACAAATTGAAGTTTGTTAATGAtacctctttttctttttgtaggtTGGCTCGGTAGCTGTATTTGTCATGAGACACAAACAAATGGTCAGAGGTGGCAATGAAAATCTGATGCAGATAGCTCAAGTTATATTGCCCTAAACATGGTCAGATAGAAACTTTTAGAATCTATATAATCTCTCTCAAATTCTAACAAGCTTTGACAATGCAGACATTGGGTCTAGTATCCAGAGGCATAGATAACTAGGGACATGTAAGTAACCAAAAGCATGCCTTCAAAATCTTTTAACCAAGTTCTATTTTGCTTGGAGCAGTAGTGGTCTGATGAATAACATCTCTGGTGAATTTCAGATTAGTGGCTTGCTTGGTGGAACCGCAATGGCATGGCTTGTAGGACGACATTGGAAGTTTGAGTATACAACAAGAGATGGTCGGAGAGTCTTCGTGGACAGCGTTCCAGCTCCTCTGCTTTTGCGTTGGTGAAACGAACGCGCCGACGGCTTTGATAGGAGACCAACGAAGCTGAACAGTTTTCTCTCTCAGTGCCGTGTGAATATTAGAGAGATTGAATGTGTATTATGGAGGATTTTGACCTTGGTTAGAAGTCGCCAGCTTATTTTATTGTAAACAAATGCATTTTTACATTGCTAAACTATGAATGTGTTTAATTGTCAAGTTTACCCCATTTCGAATACAATTTGAAGCAAAGAAGGAGAACGCAACAAAGAGAACAATACTAGTGCAAGGGTTAAGAACACACGTGTAGCAAGTAATGTTAGTCCTAGTCCTAGAGGAAGTGTAAGAAGAAGGCTTTACCCTTGGATAAAATTGAGCCAAGTTTGGCAAATCATTTGCCGCAATGGTATTGATTAGGGTTTTGGGCATCTAATCTACTTTTcaatatcatcatcttccttgtGCATCCAATCTACTCAGAAAGAAGTGTCAGTATAGGAGTAGTGTGTAGTGTACTTACGGTTAAGTTTTCATTTTCCTTATTTAATGTCAATATATATCAAAGACATTGTATCTAATGTCCTCATTTACTTTGACTTATTTGGCACcgatttcattttattttgttttattggaTCAGAAACTTATTGGATCATAATTTATCTACCAACAGTTTATGAATCTATTAAAATCCACTAACCAATAACCTCACTTAGATTTGCCACCACAAAATACAAATTTACTATAAGACATATAGGTTACTGCGTCAGAATTATATTGAGCCATATATTATTACGCCTTTGCCAATATCTTAGCATGTAGATCAAGTTTAGGAGCTAACTCTTCCTCCATagggctgttcgtttggttgccgcaggtaccggcggcagcggcagcgtcaacatTCTGCGTCAACTCTTGTTCGTTTCGTTGACGCAGCAAGCTGTGTCTGACGCCGCGTCCGAACACCGCGTCCTACGGCTGACGCCGATAAAACCTGTGGTCGCGATATAGTATGCGGTAGCgtcagcggcagcgtcagcgtctgcgaaacgaacaacaactgtATTCATTGACGCTGCCGCCGCCGCTGACGCTGACgctgccgccgccgccgccgctgaCGCTGCCGCCGCCGCTGACGCTGATgctgccgccgccgccgccgctgacgctgccgctgacGCCGAAACCTGCGGTAACCAAACGAACAGGGTTAAGAGCCTTGTTCGTTTCTTAACCGCCAGATGCAGCTGGAGCGGCAAGAAAAAGCACGGGGACGGTGGTCAAAATAATAGAATCTGAAGCTAAAATAACAGTACACATCTTTTCTCTTGTTTCGCTTCAACAAACTTACAGTAACTTCGATTTTGTTAATACGATAGAAAATTCATCTAAAAAGAATCATATTGCTTGGAATTTATTTTATGCAATCAACAAATTTTAGTAACTCAAACTACATCTCGTGCACGTAAAACATATACATTAATTATAATACCCATATCATATGTGACTTAGAGAAGCTTATAacatctatcttttttttttgaatatacaAGCTTATAACATCTATCCACATCAAATAAACCTTGAGACGCGAAGTCAAAACTTTAATTGTGAAAAACACATTCCAATGACAATACATCATACCAAGATGAATCAATATCTACCAATATAAAGACCCACACCTTATGCTTCTTTGCCACACACAGCTCTGGAAACACAAATCAAGAAATGTCAAGACGATTGAAAGCTTATCTCACCTCCATACTTCTCATCATGGCAGTCTCTCCCCTTTCACACGGTCTTTCACTTGGTGGCCTCAGCTTTGGCCAAGTCGAAATTAACGGTATCGCACGGTGTAGCCTTAATGGAGACCCTAACGCCCCTCCTATCTCAAATGGCACTGTTATCTTAACATGTGGTGGCTTAACCGCCAACCTCGCTGAAACATTAAGTCAACCGAATGGTTTTTTTCTCATGTTTCTCAGCTTTTTACAAACACTTCTGTTTACCCCTAGTTCCTGCTATATCACAATTAATCTTCCGACGGGAAATTGCTCTATTTACTCACCGGATGGCGTCCTCAGTGCTGTTCTTACACTTGCCAGCGTCGCGGTGGGTAATAACACAAATGTCGCTTATTTTGTTGCCGGCCCAGTGCTCGATAATATTTTCTGATGCAAAGGGGGACTTTCATGCGCATGCTACATATAATAATGTTCTTATGTTTTACGTTGAGGTGTTGCATATAGAAATAAGTGGCTTATACtccacaaaaaaattataaatagcaCATCTCTTTATTGCCTTTTTAAATGAGtgaatatcaaatatatatacttgGACACGGATATTTAGTATGGGGGGTGTCCCTAAAAATAAGGAGTGTCTTGCATCATGTATGTTATagatttgtatttataattgaTGTAAATAAAAGTTATATCGTTTATAAAAATGATTCTGAAAATGTTGATGTATATTTATATCAATTACTATACTTGATGTAATTAATATACGTAAGAAAATTATGActcaataaaatttttattgtaaGGATTTAAATCCTattaaaataaccaaattttaaataatagttttttaaaaagaaaattatacaataaaaactcaggtaaaaaataaaaatagaaaaagaggatacatttatataaattcataacatattaataaataatatgacaatctatactattatttgcgaagtaaatttttgaaattgagctctcacgttaaaagtttgagcggttaatatctatattaccATTAATTTATTTCATTGCGTGAGATGATTGATAAGTGATTTCTCATAGTTTTTAGATTCTACTGatgttcaaaaaaatgaaaatttgacaaaaaccaaaaaaaaaacaaattgtgactaaaactataaaaagtaatttagcatgatagtttaaaatttatatttttattataccCGCATGTGCGGGCCAAATACCTAGTAGTATATAAAACACATGTTTTGTGTCTATATTGTATTAActttatatcaataaaataatgtcaaatttaaaagtaaaaacataataatattcccttatatactaaagcacaagtcacttgCCCAATAATATTATGACAcatagataaatattttatttttcaaaaacaacaattaccaaaaagaaaaacagttagtttacaaaaaaaaaaaaacagttgaaaCAAATCAGTTTCAGAacataaaaccaaaagaaagaaaataattattttaactgCCTCATATATTACACCCACAATCTCCAGCTTATTATGTATTACATTGGGTTAGTGGTGTAGACGAATTCATATAACAAGCGAGCAAgtgttttatttagttatatgtAATTTTAGTTTGTGTGAGTATTTAATCTAACTTCAGTTTGTTAATTCGAATCATGTCTCTAATatctttttaagaaaattaagtatataatagatttatCCAGTGCTACGGAGATACACtagttattaaaataaaaagcgtttaatttgaaaatgacacgcaaaaaaatataacaagcAACAACAAAATTTGCTATTACCGAATGGACTATCGGTTATGTTTCCAATCGCCCCTAGAATATAacaaataatgtatttattaaaaaaatgtatatatattacaatattttttcttaaatatgttCGATTCGTAAATAGACACAATCCAACACAAAATTAAGAgacaaagataaaaataaataattaaaaaaaaatactaaagatAAACTTATAAACCCATAAAAACTGGGAGAGAGTATAATCTTATAAGAAGTATAATTCAAACTGAGATAGAAAAGTGGAAACCCTACAGCCTCTTAACAAACAAATCTATCTGCCAAAACCTTCTCTCGACGTTCTTAGAAAAGTGGAATCTCTGTTCCATCATGGAACCGCAAGCTCCGTCGCTAAACCCAAAGCTCCGTCTGCTCTGTAGCTACGGTGGCCGGATAACGCCCATCTCACCGTCAAACTCCCTGGAATACATCGGCGGAGAGACGCGCATCGTCGCCGTTCCACGTGACATCTCCTTAACCGCTTTCTTCCAGCTTCTCTCCAGCAAGCTTCTCTATGGCAGCTCCTTCTCCCTCAAGTACAGACTCCCCAGCTGCGACCTAGACTCTCTCATCACCGTCAATGACAACGAAGATCTACAAAACATGATCGCAGAGTATGACTCAGCTAGTCCCCAGCGTATCCGTCTCTTCCTCTTCCCGTCAAACCACCCCGAATCAGCATCAACTCGACATCCTCTCTCGGTTAACTTGCTTGGACTCGAACCGCCTATACAGAAAATAATCTACACCTCTTCGTCTTCCGTTGTTCCCTTCCCGATATTCCCGCAAAATAATTGTACGGCGACGCAGCGTGTGGATCACGGCAAGATCCATGCAACGTCGGACGAGGATCCTATAACTTCAGCCTCTTTGAACACCGGAGTTTCGGATAAAGAAACTGAGAGAGAAGAGATTCAAGATCAACCACGGAGAATAGTTATCCAAGAGCCtttgcagcagcagcagcaattTTTACCGATATTCTACTTACCGGTCTTGCCGATGCCGCCACATATGGTGACTCGTTCAGTGAATGGTTACGCCTTGTCTCCGGCCATGGAATATTCTACTGGAGCAGATCCAGTGCTGGAAAATAAGGAGACGGCGACCTGAGTGGAGTTTCTTCCATGTCAAGTAAGCTAATCCATTTGAGTTTAGGAATTAACCTTTTAAATTAGGATTTGACTTTTGTTATAGAATACGAGTAATGGACATGTGAACCGATATCTTTTGGACTGATGTGGTTTGTATCGGATTTTGATAAAAGCTATTAAATACTTGGGTGGGTTAATCACTGGATGTAGATTTCTAGTTTGAATGCTTGAATTTTATTTACGTATTCAACTATAATAGTTACTAGCATTTGACCCGCGCGTCCGCGCGGGTGTTTGTTCTtcataattatatgtttttacttttaaataattttataaatataatttttttatgttcttGTTATAGATTCATATGTTATTGAGTTTTGGCATATTTGTGTTTTGTTCTATGTGTTTAGggttcatttataaattatgaaattgtgtttttttttattgtgctttttcattttttggtaaaataaatattaaagtgTAAAATATTAGAGTTCTAAGTTTATTGTGAGTTTTGcgaaattaaattataaatatcatGATTTATAGATGAATATAAAGCTCAAATTTTACaacgatatttttttttaaatacattatttaaatagaaacataaaaaatagtgAAAGCAAATtacgaaaaaaaatatattcaaaaataagtACAGATTTTTGCAAATTTTATTTAGCAAGCctaaattttttatacatatgtatatttgagttatataatataacaactaAACATGTTATTTACAATTTGCTGTTTTAAATTGGTAAccaattttgatatttaaattttatttaatactccctccgtttcaattTAAATGTCATTATAGagtaatttttgtttcaaaataagtgtcattttatagtttcaatgcaaaatttattaattttatattataatccattttttattggttaaaatgTGGTTAGATTTATTGGTAGTGATGTTTTTAtctagtaaatatataaaattaaatgtttttttttaatttgtgtgtcgaagtctaaaacgacaattaaaatgaaacagatggagtaatATTTTGTTAGTTATTATTTACCCTATtactgataaaaataaaatttatgaaaagtTATATATCAACATTGGATACCAATTTAAGACCGGTACATCAAagtaaaccaaactaaaccaatttttttaagaaaaaaaataaaaagtaaacatAAAACTAAAACCTAGTCTGTCTTCTCTCCTTCTCAGCATCTCTTCTTCTCCGCCTCTCTTTTTCTTGTTCGGCTTCACCAGCGTCGGTGAAGAGAAGACAGGCTCTGTCGCAAGACTTCGTTAACTTCCTTTCTCTACAGAAGaatcaaaacacaaaacaattataaaattaagttcTGCA
The sequence above is drawn from the Brassica napus cultivar Da-Ae chromosome A8, Da-Ae, whole genome shotgun sequence genome and encodes:
- the LOC111199806 gene encoding RHOMBOID-like protein 10, chloroplastic, which produces MVPLSLSQHNLWPPESGSTAFRSFATAASIHACDHLRRHLRLGLRIRSSLQKLQQVSDAARTELSRRVVLFNSANFLHSRDDIRSSLLSICFFNGGGESRIDPRGEEGSSSSSNQETSKRNTSSGRRWTNVLLAVNVIMYIAQVASNGRVLTWGAKVNSLIDRGQLWRLATSSVLHANPMHLMINCYSLNSIGPTAESLGGPKRFLAVYLTSAVASSAMSYWLNKSPSVGASGAIFGLVGSVAVFVMRHKQMVRGGNEDLMQIAQVIALNMTLGLVSRGIDNWGHIGGLLGGTAMAWLVGPQWKYEYTTRDGRRVFVDRAPMPLFLRWRNERGRS
- the LOC111198518 gene encoding GDSL esterase/lipase At1g59030-like; the encoded protein is MKLYMLWLVLVLAVQADAAKQRKKAKIPALIVFGDSIMDTGNNNNLSTFLKSNFPPYGKDFPGGLATGRFSDGKVPSDLIAEKLGLTKTLPAYLSPNLKPRNLLKGITFASGGTGYDPLTAETMSVISVGDQLIYFKEYISTIKRRYGKRKARHILNRGIFLVVSSSNDLAHTYIAQSHKYNPASYASFLAKSAVKFVRELHKLGARKIGVFSALPVGCVPLQRSVRGSVLTRECVKPLNNMAKKFNARLSPALKSLDRELDGIIFYVDVYETFLDMIQNPKKYGFEVADRACCGTGFLEISYMCNSYNPFTCSNSSAYIFWDSYHPTERAYQVMVDKLFDKYFSKVF
- the LOC106454193 gene encoding uncharacterized protein LOC106454193: MEPQAPSLNPKLRLLCSYGGRITPISPSNSLEYIGGETRIVAVPRDISLTAFFQLLSSKLLYGSSFSLKYRLPSCDLDSLITVNDNEDLQNMIAEYDSASPQRIRLFLFPSNHPESASTRHPLSVNLLGLEPPIQKIIYTSSSSVVPFPIFPQNNCTATQRVDHGKIHATSDEDPITSASLNTGVSDKETEREEIQDQPRRIVIQEPLQQQQQFLPIFYLPVLPMPPHMVTRSVNGYALSPAMEYSTGADPVLENKETAT